One window of the Nodosilinea sp. PGN35 genome contains the following:
- a CDS encoding four helix bundle protein has translation MAESIAQRKSFEFALGIIALYKQLQVQREFVISKQLLRSGTSIGANVEEATAAQSRRDFLSKMAIASKEARETRYWLRLLKESNLADIELRAELGQIDELIRILTAIVKTTQTTS, from the coding sequence ATGGCTGAGAGTATTGCTCAGAGGAAGAGTTTTGAGTTTGCGTTGGGGATCATTGCTCTTTATAAGCAATTACAGGTTCAGAGAGAGTTTGTGATTTCTAAGCAACTGTTGCGGAGTGGTACTAGTATTGGCGCTAATGTTGAAGAGGCCACAGCGGCACAGAGCCGAAGAGACTTTTTATCGAAAATGGCGATCGCTTCTAAGGAAGCTAGAGAGACAAGGTATTGGCTGCGCCTTCTCAAAGAATCGAATCTGGCTGACATTGAGCTTAGAGCTGAGCTGGGCCAAATTGATGAACTAATACGTATTCTCACTGCGATCGTTAAAACTACTCAAACCACCTCCTGA
- a CDS encoding long-chain fatty acid--CoA ligase produces the protein MTTPLLHSATHRTLPSLLKTDDRTPIAPDRTLNQWRNGRWQSFSTEALQRAVEELALGLETFGLKRGDRIALIMHSDVGFAIADLGTLLAGFVNVPIDLTQTIENILLILQEVEAPLLVVSNLDLLDQIRPYLWEVPTLKAVIVAEVAEKWGGGRVMEWGDEGEGGASLPTPSPDACLQIPHLLCEAQVQQPCPPVPMPQSLRVCSLAEVRRWGRQRWSAQAVQALEDAITPADLATVIYIASETKRPKGVMLSHGAIAANALAAFASYPHLQHGPDEVALLFLPLTHIFARVFLYGHLAWGHSIYFSDPNHLVKHLRRVRPTFVITVPRFLEKVHERILDHAHHLSRFDRRVLLWAIQLTARFDPNQPPQGLYRLQMQLAERLVFPKWRAVFGGRLKACICGGAALSGDLVKFFSAAGVPVYQGYGLTETSGVLTYTREGHNRPGTVGPPIPGVEVAIAPDQEILVRAPFLMQGYYRDPKASNAALTADGWLHTGDLGHLDADGFLTVTGVKKALFKLCTGKYVSPRPLEEELSASPLVAQAVTVGANRKFCAMVIVPELEPLRRQAQAWDLDTASPDWWHHPRITALYQSLIDSANCHLPYWATVRKFALVERSEELAAAVERLYGDGGGRGDREDGEGGGESCPVYARSLVGG, from the coding sequence ATGACTACTCCATTGCTCCACTCTGCTACCCATCGCACCCTCCCCTCCTTACTTAAAACCGACGATCGCACCCCCATCGCGCCCGATCGCACCCTCAACCAGTGGCGCAATGGTCGCTGGCAGTCGTTCTCCACCGAGGCGCTGCAGCGGGCGGTGGAGGAGTTGGCCCTGGGACTAGAGACCTTTGGGCTGAAGCGGGGCGATCGCATTGCCCTGATCATGCACAGCGACGTGGGGTTTGCGATCGCCGACCTCGGCACCCTGCTGGCCGGGTTTGTCAACGTGCCCATCGACCTTACTCAGACCATCGAAAACATTCTGCTAATTTTGCAGGAGGTGGAAGCGCCCCTGCTGGTGGTGTCTAATCTTGACCTACTCGACCAGATCCGGCCCTATCTGTGGGAGGTGCCCACCTTGAAGGCTGTGATTGTGGCTGAGGTGGCTGAGAAGTGGGGGGGTGGGAGAGTGATGGAGTGGGGAGATGAGGGAGAGGGAGGAGCAAGCTTGCCGACTCCGTCCCCTGATGCTTGTTTGCAGATTCCTCACCTGCTGTGTGAGGCTCAGGTGCAGCAGCCCTGTCCGCCGGTACCCATGCCCCAGAGTCTGCGGGTGTGCTCGTTGGCCGAGGTGCGTCGCTGGGGGCGGCAGCGGTGGTCGGCCCAGGCGGTTCAGGCTCTGGAGGATGCGATCACCCCCGCCGATCTCGCCACCGTCATCTACATCGCTAGCGAGACCAAGCGCCCCAAGGGGGTGATGCTCAGCCACGGGGCGATCGCCGCCAATGCCCTGGCCGCCTTTGCCAGCTACCCTCACCTCCAGCATGGCCCCGACGAGGTGGCCCTGCTATTTTTGCCCCTCACCCACATCTTTGCCCGTGTGTTTTTGTATGGGCACTTGGCCTGGGGCCACAGCATTTACTTTTCCGACCCCAACCACCTGGTCAAGCACCTGCGCCGGGTCAGGCCCACCTTCGTGATCACCGTGCCCCGGTTTTTAGAAAAAGTCCACGAGCGCATTCTCGACCACGCCCACCACCTCAGTCGCTTCGATCGCCGCGTGCTGCTCTGGGCCATCCAGCTCACCGCCCGGTTTGACCCCAACCAGCCGCCCCAGGGGCTCTACCGCCTGCAAATGCAGCTGGCCGAACGGCTGGTATTCCCCAAATGGCGCGCGGTGTTTGGCGGGCGGCTCAAAGCCTGCATCTGCGGCGGCGCGGCCCTTTCCGGCGACCTGGTGAAATTTTTTTCGGCAGCGGGGGTGCCCGTCTACCAGGGCTACGGCCTCACCGAAACCAGCGGCGTGCTCACCTACACCCGTGAGGGCCACAACCGCCCCGGCACCGTTGGCCCCCCCATCCCCGGCGTCGAAGTGGCGATCGCCCCTGATCAGGAAATTCTCGTCCGCGCCCCCTTCCTCATGCAGGGCTACTACCGTGACCCCAAAGCTAGCAACGCCGCCCTCACCGCCGACGGCTGGCTGCACACAGGCGACCTCGGCCACCTCGACGCCGACGGCTTTCTCACCGTCACCGGGGTCAAAAAGGCCCTGTTCAAACTCTGCACCGGCAAATACGTCTCCCCCCGCCCCCTGGAAGAAGAACTATCCGCCTCCCCTCTCGTCGCCCAGGCCGTCACCGTCGGAGCCAACCGCAAATTCTGCGCCATGGTGATCGTCCCCGAACTGGAGCCCCTCCGTCGTCAAGCCCAGGCCTGGGACCTCGACACTGCCTCCCCCGACTGGTGGCACCACCCCCGCATCACCGCCCTCTACCAAAGCCTGATCGACAGCGCCAACTGTCACCTGCCCTACTGGGCCACCGTGCGCAAGTTTGCCCTGGTCGAGCGCAGCGAGGAGCTGGCAGCGGCGGTGGAGAGGCTGTATGGGGATGGGGGCGGTCGGGGAGATAGGGAGGATGGGGAAGGTGGAGGGGAGAGTTGTCCGGTGTATGCGCGATCGCTGGTGGGAGGGTGA